A genomic stretch from Empedobacter stercoris includes:
- a CDS encoding sulfite exporter TauE/SafE family protein, which produces MDFIEFFGFVGAFFIGLIMGVLGGGGSILAVPILAYIFHFDERIATAYSLCIVGSTGLVGGIKQASKKMVDWKVVYQFGVPAVIGITLVRAFLIPALPSNLFSIGDFIVTRRMAMFGLFAFLMIFAAVSMLKGKKETEIVQRDEKLNPVLLIQGFLIGGLTGMVGAGGGFLIVPALMMVAKLDMKKASATSLVIIAINSLIGFFIGDAFHIKINWEFLSVFIGISMAGIFVGTYINKFLPVQFLKRTFAIFIILMAVFMFIEEFIIQ; this is translated from the coding sequence ATGGATTTTATAGAGTTTTTTGGTTTCGTAGGTGCTTTTTTCATTGGACTTATCATGGGAGTTCTTGGTGGTGGCGGTTCTATCTTAGCTGTACCTATCTTAGCTTATATTTTTCATTTCGACGAGAGAATTGCAACTGCATATTCTTTATGTATAGTTGGTTCTACAGGATTAGTTGGTGGAATAAAGCAAGCTTCTAAAAAAATGGTCGATTGGAAAGTTGTTTATCAATTTGGTGTACCTGCAGTTATTGGAATTACGTTGGTTCGTGCTTTTTTAATTCCAGCACTTCCGAGTAATTTATTTTCTATAGGTGATTTTATCGTCACACGTCGAATGGCTATGTTTGGTCTTTTTGCGTTTCTAATGATATTTGCAGCAGTTTCTATGCTAAAAGGTAAAAAAGAAACGGAAATCGTTCAGCGAGATGAAAAATTAAATCCTGTTTTATTAATTCAAGGATTTTTGATTGGAGGATTAACAGGAATGGTTGGTGCAGGTGGTGGATTTTTAATTGTCCCTGCTTTGATGATGGTCGCAAAATTGGATATGAAAAAGGCTTCGGCTACATCATTAGTCATCATTGCGATTAATTCGTTAATAGGATTTTTTATTGGTGATGCATTTCACATTAAAATAAATTGGGAATTCTTAAGTGTTTTTATTGGAATTTCTATGGCTGGTATTTTTGTTGGAACCTACATTAACAAATTTTTACCTGTACAATTTTTAAAACGAACATTTGCAATTTTCATTATCTTAATGGCTGTTTTCATGTTCATCGAAGAATTTATAATTCAATAA
- a CDS encoding TPMT family class I SAM-dependent methyltransferase: MEFNENFWNDKYINNQTGWDLKSPSTPLKAYIDQLEDKNIRILIPGCGNAYEAEYLLEKGFTNLTLIDIAEIVVEKIKEKFKDNPHIKVLHKDFFELDDQFDLILEQTFFCALNPELRQKYSIKMNQLLAENGKLVGVLFNRDFGNDTPPFGGNKAEYHTYFNDYFDFKVMEECYNSIPPRAGNELFINLKKITK; the protein is encoded by the coding sequence ATGGAATTCAACGAAAATTTTTGGAATGATAAATATATCAATAACCAAACTGGCTGGGATCTAAAGTCCCCTTCTACTCCATTAAAAGCTTATATTGATCAATTAGAAGATAAAAATATCCGTATTTTAATTCCGGGGTGCGGGAATGCTTACGAAGCTGAATATCTTTTGGAAAAAGGTTTTACAAACCTCACATTAATTGATATAGCTGAAATTGTAGTCGAAAAAATAAAAGAAAAATTTAAAGACAACCCTCATATAAAAGTTCTTCACAAAGACTTTTTCGAATTAGATGATCAATTTGATTTGATATTAGAGCAAACATTTTTTTGTGCTTTAAACCCTGAATTACGCCAAAAGTATAGCATCAAAATGAATCAATTATTAGCGGAAAATGGTAAATTGGTTGGTGTTTTATTCAACAGAGATTTTGGAAATGACACTCCTCCTTTTGGCGGAAACAAAGCCGAATACCATACCTATTTCAACGATTATTTTGATTTCAAAGTCATGGAAGAATGTTACAACTCAATTCCTCCACGAGCTGGAAATGAATTGTTTATCAATTTAAAAAAGATCACAAAATAA